In one window of Lepus europaeus isolate LE1 chromosome 14, mLepTim1.pri, whole genome shotgun sequence DNA:
- the ZMYND11 gene encoding zinc finger MYND domain-containing protein 11 isoform X9: MQPFSRTATPNKDWETENHDWYCFECHLPGEVLICDLCFRVYHSKCLSDEFRLRDSSSHWQCPVCRSVKKKNTNKQEMGTYLRFIVSRMKERAIDLNKKGKDNKHPMYRRLVHSAVDVPTIQEKVNEGKYRSYEEFKADAQLLLHNTVIFYGADSEQADIARMLYKDTCHELDELQLCKNCFYLSNARPDNWFCYPCIPNHELVWAKMKGFGFWPAKVMQKEDNQVDVRFFGHHHQRAWIPSENIQDITVNIHRLHVKRSMGWKKACDELELHQRFLREGRFWKSKNEDRGEEEAESSISSTSNEQLKVTQEPRAKKGRRNQSVEPKKEEPEPETEAVSSSQEIPTMPQQIEKVSVSTQTKKLSASSPRMLHRSTQTTNDGVCQSMCHDKYTKIFNDFKDRMKSDHKRETERVVREALEKLRSEMEEEKRQAVNKAVANMQGEMDRKCKQVKEKCKEEFVEEIKKLATQHKQLISQTKKKQWCYNCEEEAMYHCCWNTSYCSIKCQQEHWHAEHKRTCRRKR; the protein is encoded by the exons gactgggaaacagaaaatcatgactggtattgttttgaatgccATTTGCCTGGAGAGGTGTTGATATGTGACCTGTGTTTTCGTGTGTATCATTCCAAGTGTTTGTCTGATGAGTTCAGGCTTAGAGACAGCAGTAGTCACTGGCAGTGCCCAGTTTGCAGG agcgttaagaaaaagaatacaaacaAACAGGAGATGGGCACATACCTGAGATTCATTGTCTCCCGCATGAAAGAGAGG GCTATTGATCTTAATAAAAAGGGGAAGGACAATAAGCATCCAATGTACAGGAGGCTGGTACATTCAGCTGTTGATGTTCCCACCATACAAGAG AAAGTGAATGAAGGGAAATACCGAAGTTATGAAGAGTTCAAAGCTGATGCTCAACTGCTTCTCCACAACACAGTGATTTTCTATGGAG CAGACAGTGAGCAAGCTGACATTGCAAGGATGCTGTATAAAGACACATGTCATGAG ctGGATGAACTACAGCTTTGCAAGAATTGCTTCTATTTGTCAAACGCACGTCCTGACAATTGGTTTTGCTATCCTTGT ATACCTAATCATGAGCTGGTTTGGGCTAAAATGAAAGGTTTTGGGTTTTGGCCAGCCAAAGTCATGCAGAAAGAGGACAATCAAGTTGACGTTCGCTTCTTTGGCCACCACCACCAGAG GGCCTGGATTCCTTCTGAAAACATTCAGGATATCACAGTCAACATTCATCGGCTGCACGTTAAGCGCAGTATGGGTTGGAAAAAGGCCTGTGATGAACTTGAGCTGCACCAGCGTTTCCTTCGTGAAGGAAGATTTTGGAAATCTAAGAATGAGGACCGAGGCGAAGAAGAGGCAGAATCCAGTATCTCCTCTACCAGTAACGAACAA CTGAAGGTCACTCAAGAACCAAGAGCAAAGAAAGGACGACGTAATCAAAGTGTGGAGCCCAAAAAGGAA GAACCAGAGCCTGAAACTGAAGCTGTAAGTTCCAGCCAGGAAATTCCCACAATGCCTCAGCAAATTGAAAAAGTGTCAGTGTCAACTCAGACCAAGAAGTTAAGTGCCTCTTCACCAAGGATGCTGCATCGAAGCACCCAGACCACTAATGATGGAGTCTGTCAGAGTATGTGCCACGACAAATACACCAAAATTTTCAATGACTTTAAAGACCGGATGAAATCTGACCACAAACGAGAAACTGAGAGAGTTGTCCGAGAAGCTCTAGAAAAG CTGCGTTCtgaaatggaagaagaaaaaagacaagcTGTAAATAAAGCTGTAGCCAACATGCAGGGTGAGATGGACAGAAAATGTAAGCAAGTAAAGGAAAAGTGTAAAGAAGAATTTGtagaagaaatcaagaagctAGCAACACAGCACAAACAACTAATTTCTCAGACCAAGAAAAAGCAGTGG